In Francisella hispaniensis FSC454, a genomic segment contains:
- the rlmH gene encoding 23S rRNA (pseudouridine(1915)-N(3))-methyltransferase RlmH, giving the protein MKIKIITLGEKPPKWVSDGYDEYKKRLSKSIPLELIELPIAKRTKTGNTKLWMEQEAKTILGKLNDSDYLVILDVNSKIISTEELADKMQDWKFNNPNVVILIGGPDGIDQSIKNIAKEKISISKMTFPHPLVRIIIAEQLYRAYTILEGHPYHK; this is encoded by the coding sequence ATGAAAATAAAAATAATCACACTTGGAGAAAAACCACCTAAATGGGTTAGTGATGGCTATGATGAATATAAGAAACGTTTAAGTAAATCAATACCTCTTGAGTTAATCGAACTGCCAATAGCTAAACGCACCAAAACCGGCAATACTAAGCTTTGGATGGAGCAAGAAGCTAAAACAATTCTTGGTAAGCTTAATGATTCTGATTACTTAGTTATACTTGATGTTAATTCTAAAATCATCTCTACAGAAGAGTTAGCCGATAAAATGCAAGATTGGAAATTTAATAATCCAAACGTTGTGATTTTAATTGGTGGGCCTGATGGTATAGATCAAAGTATAAAAAATATAGCTAAAGAAAAAATATCCATCTCAAAAATGACATTCCCTCACCCTTTAGTACGTATTATTATTGCTGAACAGCTATATAGAGCTTATACAATACTAGAAGGTCATCCTTATCATAAATAG
- the prmC gene encoding peptide chain release factor N(5)-glutamine methyltransferase produces MSNITISQLLALSLAKFNQCDISTKHDLQMIVCDVLDVDKTYLYINSDRRLDKNTLKEIDEKILRLLAGEPLAYILGYKYFWNQKLYVTKDTLIPRGDTEVLVSTVLADIVDKNAKLKILDLGTGTGAIALALAAELVNSQVVAVDLYQQSLDVAKKNAQANNITNVKFIQSSWYTSLDTSKFDIIVSNPPYIDLADTNIEQSVKEYEPARALFAADNGLADIKEIITQAKNFLNPGGLVYIEHGFTQADAVSALFSQYSFTDIKTVKDLSNNNRCTKAQLRYL; encoded by the coding sequence ATGAGTAATATTACAATTTCTCAATTATTAGCTTTAAGCTTAGCTAAATTTAATCAATGCGATATATCAACTAAACATGATCTGCAAATGATTGTTTGTGATGTTTTGGATGTTGATAAAACTTATCTTTATATAAATTCAGATAGGCGCTTAGACAAAAATACACTTAAAGAAATAGATGAGAAAATCTTACGACTTTTAGCTGGTGAACCATTGGCTTATATTCTTGGTTATAAGTATTTTTGGAATCAAAAACTTTATGTAACTAAAGATACCCTCATACCACGGGGAGATACTGAAGTATTAGTATCTACAGTTTTAGCTGACATTGTTGATAAAAATGCTAAACTTAAAATACTTGATCTTGGTACAGGTACAGGAGCGATAGCTTTAGCTTTAGCAGCTGAATTAGTAAATAGTCAAGTTGTTGCGGTTGATTTGTATCAGCAGAGTCTTGATGTTGCTAAAAAAAATGCTCAAGCAAATAATATCACTAACGTTAAATTTATCCAAAGTAGTTGGTATACAAGCCTTGATACTAGTAAATTTGATATTATAGTTTCTAATCCACCATACATAGATTTAGCTGATACAAATATCGAACAGAGTGTCAAGGAATATGAACCTGCTCGAGCTTTATTTGCTGCAGATAATGGTTTAGCGGATATTAAGGAAATTATAACTCAAGCAAAAAATTTTCTAAATCCAGGAGGCTTAGTTTATATAGAGCATGGTTTTACTCAGGCAGATGCTGTTAGCGCTTTATTTTCCCAGTATAGTTTTACTGATATTAAAACGGTTAAAGATTTAAGTAATAACAATAGGTGTACTAAGGCACAACTTCGCTATTTATGA
- the prfA gene encoding peptide chain release factor 1 encodes MKDSIKAKLQSLIERHEEVSALLSDAGIISDQNKFRDLSKEYSHLEPIVKAFKEYSQALEDKQVAYEMLNEKDAELVEMAKEELKLANETIEKLESELQILLLPRDPNDDANVFLEIRAGTGGDEASIFSGDLFKMYSKYAEQRGWKIEVISASEGEHGGYKEIISRIYGDGVYSQLKFESGAHRVQRVPATESQGRIHTSACTVAVMPEADEVEGIDINPADIKVDTFRASGAGGQHVNKTDSAIRITHIPTGVVVECQDQRSQHKNRAAAMSMLKSKLLQAEIDKQQKEQSDTRKSLVGSGDRSERIRTYNYPQGRVTDHRINLTLYKLDEVMEGSLDSIIQPLVLEHQADLLATMSDE; translated from the coding sequence ATGAAAGATTCTATTAAAGCAAAATTGCAAAGTTTGATAGAAAGGCATGAGGAAGTTAGTGCCTTATTAAGTGATGCAGGAATTATTTCTGATCAAAATAAATTTAGAGACTTATCAAAAGAGTACTCTCATCTTGAGCCGATTGTAAAGGCTTTTAAGGAGTATTCTCAGGCTTTAGAAGACAAGCAAGTTGCTTATGAAATGCTCAATGAAAAAGATGCTGAGCTTGTTGAGATGGCAAAAGAAGAACTAAAGTTGGCAAATGAAACTATAGAAAAACTTGAGAGTGAATTACAAATACTTCTTTTACCTCGTGATCCAAATGATGACGCTAACGTTTTCCTAGAGATTCGCGCTGGGACTGGAGGTGATGAAGCATCGATATTCTCTGGTGATTTGTTTAAGATGTATTCAAAATATGCAGAGCAAAGAGGCTGGAAGATTGAAGTAATATCGGCAAGTGAGGGCGAGCACGGTGGTTACAAGGAAATTATCTCAAGAATATATGGAGATGGTGTTTATTCACAACTAAAGTTTGAATCTGGTGCTCATAGAGTACAAAGGGTTCCTGCTACAGAGTCACAGGGTAGAATCCATACTTCAGCGTGTACTGTTGCAGTTATGCCTGAGGCTGATGAGGTTGAGGGAATTGATATCAATCCTGCAGATATCAAGGTGGATACATTTAGAGCATCTGGCGCAGGTGGGCAGCATGTTAACAAAACTGACTCAGCAATTAGGATTACTCATATCCCAACAGGAGTTGTTGTTGAGTGTCAAGATCAAAGATCACAGCATAAAAATCGTGCGGCTGCAATGTCGATGCTTAAATCAAAACTGCTACAAGCAGAAATTGATAAACAACAAAAAGAGCAGTCTGATACGCGTAAGAGTCTAGTAGGTAGTGGTGATAGATCTGAGAGAATTAGAACTTATAATTACCCACAAGGTAGAGTTACTGACCATCGTATAAATTTAACTCTTTATAAGCTTGATGAGGTTATGGAAGGTAGCCTAGATAGTATTATCCAACCACTAGTTCTAGAGCATCAGGCCGATCTTTTAGCAACCATGTCTGATGAGTAA
- a CDS encoding glutamyl-tRNA reductase, with the protein MALISLAIDYKKSPIEVRSEFALSGLDVSMLYRSILAIDNVVHAVILSTCNRTEVYLEISDLRVVDDILVWWQGYVRNPNYKIKDYFKLRQGTEVIMHLMKLACGLESMVLGEPQILGQVKDSYTLSKKNHAIGKELDRVFQKVFATAKRVRSETRIGHCPVSVAFSAITLAKRQLDNISSKNVLIIGAGQTGELLFRHVTALAPKQIMLANRTIEKAQKITSAFRNASAHYLTELPQLIKKADIIIAAVNVSEYIVTPKDVGVKPRVFIDISIPQALDPKLGELEQNVYYCVDDINAVIEDNKDKRKYESSKAQKIIVKSLEEYLEKEKAIISNSAIKELFQKADGLVDLSLEKSLAKIRNGKDAEEIIKRFAYEIKKKVLHYPVVGMKEASKQGRSDCLICMKRMFGLNVEK; encoded by the coding sequence ATGGCATTAATATCTTTAGCAATTGATTATAAAAAGTCTCCAATAGAAGTTCGTAGTGAGTTTGCCCTCTCTGGTTTAGATGTATCTATGCTTTATAGATCGATACTTGCTATAGATAATGTTGTACATGCTGTAATCTTATCAACTTGTAACCGTACGGAAGTATATCTTGAGATATCTGATCTAAGAGTCGTCGATGATATTTTGGTATGGTGGCAAGGCTATGTTAGAAACCCTAATTATAAAATAAAAGATTATTTTAAGCTAAGACAAGGTACAGAAGTAATTATGCACCTTATGAAATTAGCTTGTGGTTTAGAATCAATGGTTTTAGGCGAGCCACAGATATTAGGACAAGTTAAAGATTCTTATACTCTTAGTAAAAAAAATCATGCTATTGGTAAAGAGCTGGATAGGGTTTTTCAGAAGGTTTTTGCAACTGCTAAGAGAGTGCGTAGTGAAACTAGAATTGGTCATTGCCCAGTTTCAGTTGCATTCTCAGCAATCACTTTGGCTAAAAGGCAATTGGATAATATTTCTAGCAAAAACGTCCTTATCATTGGCGCTGGTCAAACAGGTGAACTTTTGTTTCGTCATGTTACAGCGCTTGCTCCTAAGCAGATAATGCTAGCAAACCGAACTATCGAGAAAGCACAAAAAATTACTTCTGCTTTTAGAAATGCTAGTGCTCATTACTTAACAGAGCTACCGCAATTGATCAAAAAAGCTGATATTATAATTGCTGCGGTGAATGTTTCAGAATACATTGTTACACCCAAAGATGTTGGTGTTAAACCTAGGGTTTTTATTGATATATCAATACCACAAGCTTTAGATCCTAAATTAGGTGAGTTAGAGCAAAATGTGTACTATTGTGTTGATGATATTAATGCTGTTATTGAAGATAACAAAGATAAAAGAAAGTATGAAAGCTCAAAAGCACAGAAAATTATTGTAAAATCTCTAGAGGAATATCTTGAAAAAGAAAAGGCGATTATCTCAAATAGCGCGATTAAAGAGCTATTCCAAAAAGCTGATGGTTTAGTTGATTTATCATTAGAGAAAAGCTTAGCTAAAATAAGAAATGGTAAAGATGCTGAAGAGATAATTAAAAGATTTGCTTATGAAATTAAAAAGAAAGTTCTACACTATCCTGTTGTAGGAATGAAAGAGGCTTCTAAGCAGGGTAGAAGTGATTGTCTTATATGTATGAAACGTATGTTTGGTTTAAATGTGGAAAAATAA
- a CDS encoding YfgM family protein produces MKNLSKKQTQALYTIAGIIIVAIICAIILQFYNSNNDKKMLDASTMYQKALIASENPKSPLDTKIAKFEQVVNDYPNTSFGIFASWQLADLYTTTTQPDTKNFNMNLTNLPKAILVLQQSIENNPKDSLSDISKVRLARLYIAAKQPDQAIKTLENIKPFKDNAYPLMLLGQAYSEKKDKTKAIETWQKALQDPNSSAEFKQIISQLINNTN; encoded by the coding sequence ATGAAAAACTTATCCAAGAAACAAACACAAGCTTTATACACAATAGCTGGAATAATCATAGTTGCAATAATTTGCGCGATAATTTTGCAATTTTACAACTCTAACAATGATAAAAAAATGCTTGATGCATCAACAATGTATCAAAAAGCGCTAATAGCTAGTGAAAACCCTAAATCACCTCTAGATACAAAAATTGCTAAATTTGAGCAAGTAGTTAATGACTACCCAAATACCAGCTTTGGTATATTCGCTAGTTGGCAATTAGCCGATCTATATACTACAACAACACAGCCAGATACAAAAAACTTCAATATGAATCTTACTAATCTGCCAAAAGCTATCCTAGTGTTACAACAAAGTATAGAAAATAATCCTAAAGATAGCCTTAGTGATATTAGTAAAGTAAGACTTGCACGACTATACATCGCAGCAAAGCAGCCAGATCAAGCTATCAAAACACTTGAGAATATCAAACCTTTTAAAGATAATGCCTATCCTTTGATGTTATTAGGACAAGCATATAGCGAGAAAAAAGATAAAACAAAAGCCATTGAAACTTGGCAAAAAGCTTTACAAGATCCTAATAGCTCTGCCGAATTCAAACAGATTATTAGTCAACTTATAAACAATACTAACTAG
- the bamB gene encoding outer membrane protein assembly factor BamB — translation MKKLLFIPAALVLSMLVASCSKSNVPPPTPLAEKPPRETYVKVIWKRKTGNGNGGLANYNVAPAYANDTVFVPNQNGMAYALAITNGKIIWKNDTGTNLSAQPNTIANAVIFSSIKGVLTAIDDKDGQTLWRTDAPSSIFSQPTIYDNSIYLQTHDGSVSAFDARNGSKEWSVANNIPEITLPSNSSPVVLNNTVMIGNAFGAVLGFTVKGGDRTINIPIAIAHGSSPADKMVDITANPMLYDHYLIFAAYQGAIVALDKDNGKMLWAKKASIINNMAINNGVIFTTQDDSELKAYDIQTGDTVWTQDTLKWRKITAPIYYKGLIVVADYQGYLHFFNSLNGEYLGRYKLTPESDIFDYGISGQLVPTEKGIVIEADNGTIYLVDAYSDKVIYDSILSDYQVDKGKSVARIYPLEQVKPTKVNTVVDKTMQTTETKPKGINATIIIGDFSKGKPS, via the coding sequence ATGAAAAAACTATTATTTATTCCGGCTGCTTTGGTATTATCCATGTTAGTAGCTAGTTGCTCTAAGAGTAATGTTCCACCTCCTACGCCATTAGCTGAAAAACCTCCTAGAGAAACTTATGTAAAAGTCATATGGAAAAGAAAAACAGGAAATGGTAATGGTGGCTTAGCGAATTACAATGTTGCGCCAGCTTATGCAAATGATACTGTATTTGTTCCCAACCAAAATGGTATGGCTTATGCTCTAGCAATTACTAATGGTAAAATAATCTGGAAAAATGATACTGGTACAAATCTATCAGCACAACCAAATACTATAGCAAATGCAGTTATTTTTAGCTCTATAAAAGGAGTATTGACCGCTATAGATGATAAAGATGGTCAAACATTATGGCGAACAGATGCTCCAAGTAGTATTTTTTCTCAGCCAACAATTTATGATAATTCGATTTATCTACAAACTCATGATGGTTCAGTTTCAGCATTTGACGCAAGAAATGGCTCTAAAGAATGGAGTGTTGCAAATAATATCCCTGAAATTACATTACCTAGTAACTCATCACCTGTAGTCCTTAATAATACTGTAATGATTGGTAATGCCTTTGGTGCAGTTTTAGGCTTTACTGTAAAAGGTGGTGATAGAACTATTAATATACCAATAGCAATTGCCCACGGATCATCACCCGCTGATAAAATGGTAGATATCACCGCTAATCCTATGTTATATGATCACTATCTTATTTTTGCTGCTTATCAAGGAGCTATAGTTGCTTTAGACAAAGATAATGGTAAAATGCTTTGGGCTAAGAAAGCCTCTATTATTAACAATATGGCAATTAATAATGGGGTTATTTTCACCACTCAAGATGATAGCGAGCTAAAAGCTTATGATATACAAACTGGTGATACAGTTTGGACTCAAGATACTCTAAAGTGGCGTAAAATAACAGCTCCTATCTACTATAAGGGTTTAATAGTTGTTGCTGACTATCAAGGTTACCTACACTTTTTTAATTCACTAAATGGCGAATACCTTGGCAGATATAAGTTAACTCCTGAGAGTGATATTTTTGATTATGGTATTTCCGGACAATTAGTCCCAACTGAGAAAGGAATTGTTATCGAAGCTGATAACGGAACTATATACTTAGTTGATGCTTATAGCGACAAAGTTATCTATGATAGTATATTGAGTGATTACCAGGTTGATAAAGGCAAGAGTGTTGCACGAATTTACCCACTTGAGCAAGTCAAGCCTACCAAAGTAAATACTGTAGTAGATAAAACTATGCAAACAACAGAAACTAAACCTAAAGGCATCAATGCTACTATAATAATCGGTGATTTTAGTAAAGGTAAACCAAGCTAA